In one window of Pseudomonas benzenivorans DNA:
- a CDS encoding cysteine-rich CWC family protein, with amino-acid sequence MSPSTSVCPLCGQRNQCAQAGSPTPVQQCWCFDTAVRRDVLERLPAAQRNLACLCPRCAQGLPPVTPTPASAAPD; translated from the coding sequence ATGAGCCCATCCACCAGCGTCTGCCCTCTTTGCGGCCAGCGTAACCAGTGCGCCCAGGCCGGCTCGCCAACCCCGGTTCAGCAGTGCTGGTGTTTCGATACCGCCGTCCGACGCGACGTGCTCGAACGCCTGCCGGCCGCACAGCGCAACCTGGCCTGCCTCTGTCCACGCTGCGCCCAGGGCCTGCCGCCGGTCACGCCTACCCCGGCATCGGCCGCCCCCGACTGA
- a CDS encoding sensor domain-containing diguanylate cyclase has protein sequence MPLATSKTGQRTLILLLLVLLGSGFLATSLVSYHAALASIRDGIVNTELPLTSDNVYSEIQKDLVRPVLIASMMARDTFVRDWVMAGEQDVEQMTRYLREVQEHYGAVTSFFVSEQSHTYYQAKGVLKRVSPTEPRDAWYFRVRDLQAPYEINVDVDLANKDRLTVFINYRVFDYQQRFIGATGVGLTVDAVVQLIDAYQQRYGRSVYFVDGNGRIALTGASGGPQGASVGQTLGELPGLQDLPAQLPQNGNFTYEERGRDHFLNVRFIPELNWYLFVDKQENGAVAGIRMSLYLNLLICLLVTALVLGMVSIALRRHRARIAALATTDTLTTLTNRRGFELLANQAIQEARRNQSPLCALLLDLDQFKQLNDNHGHLAGDEVLRGFAALLQGDLRQSDIICRWGGEEFILLLKDSAPEQARQLAEKVRRHTERTRFEHAGTELRVTVSIGLAELHAGDALDQLIGRADRALYRAKQSGRNRLCEENT, from the coding sequence ATGCCCCTCGCGACCTCGAAAACCGGCCAACGCACCCTGATCCTGCTTCTGCTGGTCCTGCTCGGCAGCGGCTTTCTCGCCACCTCGCTGGTCAGCTACCACGCCGCCCTCGCCTCGATCCGCGACGGCATCGTCAACACCGAGCTGCCGTTGACCTCTGACAACGTCTATTCGGAGATCCAGAAGGACCTGGTGCGCCCGGTGCTGATCGCCTCGATGATGGCCCGCGACACCTTCGTGCGCGATTGGGTGATGGCCGGCGAGCAGGACGTGGAGCAGATGACCCGCTACCTGCGCGAGGTGCAGGAACACTATGGCGCCGTCACCAGCTTCTTCGTCTCCGAACAGAGCCACACCTACTACCAGGCCAAAGGCGTGCTCAAGCGGGTCAGCCCGACCGAGCCGCGCGATGCCTGGTACTTCCGCGTACGCGACCTGCAGGCACCCTACGAGATCAATGTGGACGTCGACCTGGCCAACAAGGACCGCCTGACCGTCTTCATCAACTATCGGGTATTCGACTATCAACAGCGTTTCATCGGCGCCACCGGCGTGGGCCTGACCGTGGACGCGGTGGTGCAGCTGATCGATGCCTATCAGCAGCGCTACGGCCGCAGCGTGTACTTCGTCGACGGCAACGGCCGCATCGCCCTCACCGGCGCCAGCGGCGGCCCCCAGGGCGCCAGCGTCGGCCAGACGCTCGGGGAGCTACCGGGACTGCAGGACTTGCCGGCCCAGCTGCCGCAGAACGGCAATTTCACCTACGAAGAGCGGGGCCGCGACCATTTCCTCAATGTGCGCTTCATCCCCGAACTGAACTGGTACCTGTTCGTCGACAAGCAGGAGAACGGCGCCGTGGCCGGCATCCGCATGTCGCTGTACCTGAACCTGCTGATTTGCCTGCTGGTCACCGCCCTGGTGCTGGGCATGGTCAGCATCGCCCTGCGCCGTCACCGAGCACGCATCGCCGCCCTGGCCACCACCGACACCCTCACCACCCTGACTAACCGCCGCGGCTTCGAACTGCTGGCCAATCAGGCGATCCAGGAGGCACGGCGCAACCAGAGCCCGCTGTGTGCATTGCTGCTCGATCTCGACCAGTTCAAACAGCTCAACGACAACCATGGCCACCTGGCCGGCGACGAGGTGCTACGCGGGTTTGCCGCCCTGCTGCAAGGCGACCTGCGCCAGTCCGACATCATCTGCCGCTGGGGCGGTGAGGAATTCATCCTGCTGCTCAAGGACAGCGCACCCGAGCAGGCACGCCAACTGGCGGAGAAAGTCCGCCGGCATACCGAGCGGACGCGTTTCGAGCACGCCGGCACCGAACTGCGGGTCACCGTCAGCATCGGCCTGGCCGAGCTGCATGCGGGCGACGCCCTCGACCAGCTGATCGGCCGCGCCGACCGCGCCCTGTATCGGGCCAAGCAGTCCGGGCGCAACCGTCTTTGCGAAGAAAACACATGA